In Ilumatobacter fluminis, the following proteins share a genomic window:
- a CDS encoding Bax inhibitor-1/YccA family protein: MSNPVLNERVMKDAPTTWAPPEPTNQHFPPVTDGPITPLSGSPKVMTVNGTISATAVLFVLLLVSATVGWMQTETVEVDGQEFVSGIPALAWVGMIVGVGLTFLLMFKPHLAKFVAPVYAIAEGFFIGAISKAYESWYDGIVVQAIGATVAVFMVMLVLYRTNIIKVTNRFRKIVVTATIGVMLFYGVTFIISLFAGADSISFLSSPSLLGIAFSVFVAGLAAMNLALDFDFIERGAQQGLDKNFEWYAAFGLLVTLIWLYLELLRLLAKLRER, encoded by the coding sequence ATGTCGAATCCCGTGCTGAACGAGCGGGTCATGAAGGACGCACCCACCACGTGGGCGCCGCCCGAACCGACCAACCAGCACTTCCCGCCGGTCACCGACGGGCCGATCACGCCGTTGAGCGGATCGCCGAAGGTGATGACGGTCAACGGCACGATCTCGGCCACCGCCGTCCTGTTCGTGCTGCTGCTCGTGTCGGCGACGGTCGGCTGGATGCAGACCGAGACCGTCGAGGTCGACGGCCAGGAGTTCGTGTCGGGCATCCCGGCCCTCGCCTGGGTCGGCATGATCGTCGGCGTCGGCCTGACGTTCCTCCTCATGTTCAAGCCGCACCTGGCCAAGTTCGTGGCACCGGTCTACGCGATCGCCGAGGGCTTCTTCATCGGTGCGATCTCCAAGGCGTACGAATCGTGGTACGACGGCATCGTCGTCCAGGCGATCGGTGCGACCGTCGCCGTGTTCATGGTGATGCTGGTGCTGTACCGGACGAACATCATCAAGGTCACGAACCGATTCCGCAAGATCGTCGTCACGGCCACGATCGGCGTGATGCTCTTCTATGGCGTGACCTTCATCATCAGCCTCTTCGCCGGGGCCGACTCGATCAGCTTCCTCAGCAGCCCGAGCCTGCTCGGCATCGCCTTCAGCGTGTTCGTCGCCGGTCTCGCGGCGATGAACCTGGCGCTCGACTTCGACTTCATCGAGCGTGGCGCGCAGCAGGGCCTCGACAAGAACTTCGAGTGGTACGCCGCCTTCGGCCTGCTGGTCACGCTGATCTGGCTGTACCTCGAGCTGCTCCGCCTGCTCGCCAAGCTCCGCGAGCGCTGA
- a CDS encoding ABC1 kinase family protein → MSRKALPIAGLVAAGAAIAAAVAATRLDDPPPAVGRAGRTLRVWRLSARNSARFAIAKARGLGSADERRAQLDQEFAIRTAEDVARELGQMKGVLMKAGQMISFILESLPEEAQSALATLQSDGEPMSPTLAAAVVEADLGGPPEQVFLDWTDRPVAAASIGQVHRAVTHDGRDVAVKVQYPGVHDAIEHDLDAAEVMYGMFSSMMLKGLDAKGLVDELRMRMREELDYRLEAQNVLTFAEVFANHPWARIPTLVPSCSTDRILTTEWVDGMSFDQFMREASQDTKQRAGEVLWRFAQHAVNRHGIFNGDPHPGNYKFHHDGSVTFLDFGLVKRWEPGEWESLQPTLDAVVIDRDPELVCAAMEGSGFLREGHGLDPQLIFDYVSSPYRPYLVDEFRFSREWMIETLGRVMDVKGPNAAVIEVLNMPPSFVILDRVVWGVNAILGKLEVEGPFRAMLLEYVADGPPATEIGAAEAAWMKAGANS, encoded by the coding sequence ATGTCGCGCAAGGCGTTGCCGATCGCAGGGCTGGTCGCCGCCGGTGCGGCGATCGCTGCGGCCGTCGCCGCGACACGGCTCGACGATCCGCCGCCGGCGGTCGGTCGCGCCGGGCGAACGCTGCGGGTCTGGCGGCTGTCGGCCCGCAACTCGGCACGGTTCGCGATCGCGAAGGCACGGGGCCTCGGGAGCGCCGACGAGCGACGAGCGCAGCTCGATCAGGAGTTCGCGATCCGCACGGCCGAGGACGTCGCTCGCGAGCTCGGGCAGATGAAGGGGGTGCTGATGAAGGCCGGTCAGATGATCAGCTTCATCCTCGAGTCGCTCCCCGAGGAGGCCCAATCGGCCCTGGCGACCCTCCAGTCCGACGGCGAGCCGATGTCGCCGACGCTCGCGGCTGCCGTGGTGGAAGCCGATCTCGGCGGTCCACCCGAACAGGTCTTCCTCGACTGGACCGATCGTCCCGTCGCCGCCGCCAGCATCGGCCAGGTGCACCGCGCCGTCACCCACGACGGCCGCGACGTCGCGGTCAAGGTGCAGTATCCCGGCGTTCACGACGCGATCGAACACGACCTCGACGCGGCCGAGGTGATGTACGGCATGTTCTCGTCGATGATGCTGAAGGGCCTCGACGCCAAGGGCTTGGTCGACGAGCTCCGCATGCGGATGCGCGAAGAACTCGACTACCGACTCGAGGCGCAGAACGTGCTGACGTTCGCCGAGGTGTTCGCCAACCATCCGTGGGCACGCATCCCGACGCTCGTGCCGTCGTGCTCGACCGACCGCATCCTGACGACCGAGTGGGTCGACGGCATGTCGTTCGATCAGTTCATGCGTGAGGCGTCGCAGGACACCAAGCAACGTGCCGGCGAGGTGCTGTGGCGGTTCGCCCAGCACGCGGTGAACCGGCACGGGATCTTCAACGGCGACCCGCACCCCGGCAACTACAAGTTCCACCACGACGGCAGTGTCACCTTTCTCGACTTCGGTCTCGTCAAGCGATGGGAACCGGGCGAATGGGAGTCGCTGCAGCCGACGCTCGACGCGGTGGTGATCGACCGCGATCCGGAGCTGGTGTGTGCGGCGATGGAGGGCAGCGGGTTCCTCCGGGAGGGGCACGGCCTCGATCCGCAGCTGATCTTCGACTACGTGAGCAGCCCCTATCGCCCCTACCTCGTCGACGAGTTCCGGTTCTCGCGGGAATGGATGATCGAGACGCTCGGACGGGTCATGGACGTGAAGGGCCCGAACGCCGCGGTGATCGAGGTGCTCAACATGCCGCCGAGCTTCGTCATCCTCGACCGGGTGGTGTGGGGCGTCAACGCGATCCTGGGCAAGCTCGAGGTCGAGGGGCCGTTCCGGGCGATGCTCCTCGAGTACGTCGCCGACGGTCCGCCCGCCACCGAGATCGGCGCCGCCGAGGCAGCGTGGATGAAGGCAGGGGCGAACTCATGA
- a CDS encoding DsbA family protein — MTAPAAPTEVDFHFDLMCPFAYQTSVWIRRVREQTDLTINWRFFSLEEVNRQPGKKHPWEREWSYGWSMMRIGARLRRDGMEHLDRYYERAGRALHEEGLRAHDPDVARALLAELDLDPGLVDEAIADPTTHDDIHREHARVVDAGGYGVPTLFFGDHCLFGPVLIDPPDGDAAMRLWNATTTWLEFPHLFELQQPKTREHNDAITRTFRPYLEARDWVSINRGEVVEFPAADRS; from the coding sequence ATGACCGCTCCCGCCGCCCCGACCGAGGTCGATTTCCACTTCGACTTGATGTGTCCGTTCGCGTACCAGACGTCGGTGTGGATCCGGCGGGTCCGCGAGCAGACCGATCTGACGATCAACTGGCGGTTCTTCTCCCTCGAGGAGGTCAACCGTCAACCCGGCAAGAAGCATCCGTGGGAACGTGAGTGGTCGTACGGCTGGTCGATGATGCGCATCGGAGCTCGCCTGCGCCGCGACGGCATGGAGCACCTCGATCGGTACTACGAACGAGCCGGGCGAGCGCTCCACGAGGAGGGGCTGCGCGCTCACGACCCCGACGTCGCGCGTGCGCTGCTCGCCGAACTCGACCTCGATCCGGGACTGGTCGACGAGGCGATCGCCGATCCGACCACCCACGACGACATCCACCGCGAGCATGCACGCGTCGTCGACGCCGGCGGCTACGGCGTGCCGACGTTGTTCTTCGGCGATCACTGCCTGTTCGGGCCCGTGTTGATCGACCCGCCCGACGGCGACGCGGCGATGCGGCTCTGGAACGCGACCACCACGTGGCTCGAATTTCCGCACCTGTTCGAACTGCAGCAGCCGAAGACCCGGGAGCACAACGACGCGATCACGCGGACGTTCCGCCCGTACCTCGAGGCGCGCGACTGGGTGAGCATCAACCGTGGCGAAGTCGTCGAGTTCCCCGCCGCCGACCGGTCCTGA